In a genomic window of Cytobacillus sp. FSL H8-0458:
- a CDS encoding AMP-binding protein has product MDLGYFTRKMALDFNRENPAKVAIKEESGKEWSYECLHRTSNSYANKLKDLGVQKGDRIGILLYNCLEYFALYFAAAKIGAIAVRLNFRLTSSEFEYALNDSGTKILCFHSELTPRIEAIRKNTGVERYICLAGRTEPIPVWAQSWSLLENGGEGEISTDSIRLSDPVMLMYTSGTTGRPKGAIWTHETTFWFSVMQALKWNFKGKEIGMTTGPLYHVGAMEDIALPILMMGGTVIITESKGFEITRILSVIEKEDVTDCFLFPFMIYEMLNLANLGDYKFINLKTIYTGGDPLMPWALEKLKENFPHIGIVQVYGLTEGTPIAACLDSEDALKKGKTVGKPLPLTEIQIIDQNRVPLPPGEIGEIAIKSPAVSAGYWRKPRATKETFTGGWCRTGDLGVLDEEGYLSIAGRKKDMIRSGGENVYAAEIEDVLYRLEGVKEVSIIGVPDPKYIEAVCAVIVKKEGSTFTEEEVIEHCQKYLASYKKPRKIIFTEELPRTPSGKVQKFMLREQYS; this is encoded by the coding sequence TTGGATCTCGGATATTTTACAAGGAAAATGGCACTTGATTTTAATCGTGAAAATCCTGCCAAAGTGGCTATTAAAGAAGAATCCGGCAAAGAATGGAGTTATGAATGCCTTCACCGAACTTCAAACTCTTATGCAAACAAGCTTAAAGATCTTGGTGTCCAAAAAGGCGATAGGATAGGGATTCTGCTCTATAACTGTCTTGAGTATTTCGCGTTGTATTTTGCAGCTGCAAAAATTGGAGCTATCGCTGTCCGTCTGAACTTCCGTCTGACCAGCAGCGAATTTGAGTATGCCCTAAATGATTCCGGTACAAAAATTTTATGCTTTCACTCGGAGCTTACTCCCAGGATTGAAGCTATTCGCAAAAATACAGGAGTGGAAAGGTATATTTGCCTTGCGGGCAGGACTGAGCCAATACCGGTATGGGCTCAAAGCTGGAGTCTGCTGGAGAATGGCGGCGAAGGTGAAATCAGTACAGACTCCATTCGCCTCAGCGATCCCGTAATGTTAATGTATACGTCCGGTACGACCGGCAGACCGAAAGGGGCCATCTGGACTCACGAAACCACTTTTTGGTTCTCAGTTATGCAGGCTCTTAAGTGGAACTTTAAAGGAAAGGAAATCGGAATGACTACCGGCCCGCTCTATCATGTAGGAGCAATGGAAGATATTGCGCTTCCCATTTTAATGATGGGGGGAACGGTGATTATAACTGAGAGCAAAGGTTTTGAAATAACCAGAATCTTATCAGTGATAGAAAAGGAAGACGTAACGGATTGTTTCCTTTTCCCTTTTATGATTTATGAAATGCTCAATCTTGCTAATCTTGGGGATTACAAATTTATAAATCTAAAAACAATTTATACAGGCGGAGACCCGTTAATGCCTTGGGCACTTGAAAAATTAAAAGAGAATTTCCCTCATATAGGCATTGTTCAGGTTTATGGACTTACAGAAGGAACTCCCATTGCTGCCTGTCTCGATTCCGAGGATGCTTTGAAAAAGGGGAAAACGGTTGGAAAGCCATTGCCATTGACTGAAATTCAAATTATTGACCAGAACAGAGTGCCCCTTCCACCAGGGGAAATCGGGGAAATTGCGATTAAAAGTCCCGCCGTGTCAGCCGGGTATTGGCGAAAACCGAGAGCCACCAAAGAAACCTTCACAGGCGGATGGTGCAGGACAGGAGATTTAGGGGTGCTGGATGAAGAAGGATATTTATCCATTGCCGGACGAAAAAAAGATATGATTCGGAGCGGCGGAGAAAATGTGTATGCTGCTGAAATTGAAGATGTCTTATATCGCCTTGAAGGTGTGAAGGAAGTATCCATTATCGGTGTTCCTGATCCGAAATATATTGAAGCTGTATGTGCAGTCATAGTCAAAAAGGAAGGCAGCACGTTTACAGAAGAAGAAGTCATCGAACATTGCCAAAAGTATCTTGCAAGCTATAAAAAACCAAGAAAAATTATCTTTACAGAAGAGCTGCCCCGCACACCTTCCGGTAAGGTCCAGAAGTTCATGCTAAGAGAACAATATAGCTGA
- a CDS encoding sigma-54 interaction domain-containing protein has translation MNNTALFINNQLLDLIFESTYYGIVIVDADGIIQYMSNNYCDFLEVNRGDVIGKHATDVIENTKMHLVAQTGKQDFADLQFLQGDFVIANRIPIIENNKIVGAVGTIIFRDLDEWKKLNSHIKGVLSELNYYRSEWNESNGLRYSLHDLIGETPEIKDLKDRVMRIARGDISVLLRGESGTGKEIIAQSIHQLSERSDKPFVKVNCGSIPEHLLESELFGYEDGAFTGARKGGKIGKFHLADGGTIFLDEVGDMPMHMQVKLLRVLQEREFEPIGALQPKKVNVRVIAATNRPLEKMINDHLFREDLFYRINAVQLFIPPLRSRRSDLPLLTGHFLRKATKRIGKRVTGTSPEAAALIRQYDWPGNIRELENVLEASVHLTDSELIGVEELPDYLKGGKKKAEVKNLKVLLEETEKNAIEAALKRYRYDKNKAAESLGIGNSTIYDKIKKYNLSF, from the coding sequence ATGAACAATACGGCGCTTTTCATCAATAATCAATTGCTGGATTTGATTTTTGAAAGTACATATTATGGCATAGTGATTGTTGACGCAGATGGGATCATACAATATATGAGCAATAACTATTGTGATTTTCTGGAAGTTAATAGAGGCGATGTTATTGGAAAACATGCAACTGATGTTATTGAAAATACCAAAATGCACCTTGTTGCACAAACTGGCAAACAGGATTTTGCTGATTTGCAATTTCTGCAAGGCGATTTTGTCATCGCCAATCGCATTCCGATTATAGAAAATAATAAAATTGTCGGAGCAGTCGGTACGATTATTTTTCGTGATTTGGATGAATGGAAGAAATTGAACAGTCACATTAAAGGGGTATTATCTGAGCTCAACTATTATCGAAGCGAGTGGAATGAATCGAATGGGTTAAGATATTCCCTTCATGATCTAATCGGGGAAACACCTGAGATTAAAGATCTGAAAGATAGAGTCATGCGTATTGCAAGGGGGGATATTTCCGTCCTTTTGAGAGGTGAGAGCGGTACAGGTAAAGAAATCATAGCCCAAAGCATTCATCAGCTGAGTGAAAGAAGTGACAAACCGTTTGTTAAAGTAAACTGCGGCTCCATACCTGAACATTTATTGGAATCTGAACTGTTCGGATATGAAGATGGCGCATTTACGGGTGCAAGAAAAGGCGGAAAAATAGGGAAATTTCATTTGGCTGATGGAGGAACTATTTTTCTTGATGAAGTAGGGGACATGCCAATGCATATGCAGGTGAAACTATTGAGGGTTCTTCAGGAAAGAGAATTCGAGCCTATAGGGGCTCTCCAGCCTAAAAAAGTGAATGTAAGAGTGATTGCTGCTACAAATCGTCCGCTTGAAAAAATGATCAATGACCATTTATTCCGCGAAGATTTGTTCTACAGAATTAATGCGGTTCAATTATTTATACCGCCTTTAAGGTCCAGAAGATCTGATTTGCCTCTCCTGACCGGACACTTTTTGAGGAAAGCGACTAAGCGTATAGGCAAAAGGGTGACTGGAACAAGTCCTGAGGCAGCCGCTCTGATTAGACAATATGACTGGCCGGGAAATATCCGGGAATTAGAGAACGTTCTGGAAGCCAGTGTCCACTTAACTGACAGTGAATTGATTGGTGTTGAGGAACTTCCTGATTATCTAAAAGGAGGGAAAAAGAAAGCAGAAGTAAAAAATCTAAAAGTATTATTGGAAGAAACCGAAAAGAATGCAATCGAAGCCGCTCTAAAAAGGTACAGGTATGACAAAAATAAAGCTGCTGAATCATTGGGAATTGGCAATTCTACTATTTACGATAAAATAAAAAAATATAATCTTTCTTTTTAA
- a CDS encoding DUF3992 domain-containing protein, giving the protein MCSSCNSMCCCCPDENGGNGGNGAVRPILTDQFCCNFELDCDATPGDERFVWRSRQGDQNIPVAGTVSVSYIGGCADPLQVNIRLGGENGTIVGQLFIPEQSGGPGNLANCQSITLQQFDTLEIICSPETGQGNDCEGEFCLTIHYPSPFPLV; this is encoded by the coding sequence ATGTGTTCCAGCTGTAATAGCATGTGCTGCTGTTGTCCGGATGAAAATGGGGGAAATGGAGGAAACGGGGCGGTCCGCCCAATTTTAACAGATCAATTTTGCTGTAATTTTGAGCTTGACTGTGATGCAACACCAGGTGATGAAAGATTTGTGTGGAGGTCACGCCAGGGAGACCAGAATATCCCCGTAGCAGGTACTGTCTCTGTCTCATATATAGGTGGATGTGCAGATCCTCTGCAGGTGAATATCCGTTTGGGGGGAGAGAATGGAACCATCGTTGGACAACTTTTTATTCCTGAACAGTCAGGTGGCCCTGGAAACTTGGCCAACTGCCAATCTATTACTCTTCAACAATTTGATACACTTGAAATTATATGCAGTCCTGAAACAGGGCAAGGCAATGATTGCGAAGGAGAGTTTTGCTTAACTATCCATTACCCATCCCCTTTCCCATTAGTGTAA
- a CDS encoding S-Ena type endospore appendage has product MGCSKGCNNACCPTPEIFQEKICGNFNGGTAGIELMVWQAVPGDYLEGTFEIFNSASSSASVTGDITAEMGNTVVGPVPQGNSVANSVLEPSDFTITAPANTSGKFCITLYKRVMP; this is encoded by the coding sequence ATGGGGTGTTCAAAAGGCTGCAATAATGCTTGCTGCCCAACGCCGGAAATATTCCAGGAGAAAATATGCGGGAATTTTAATGGAGGAACTGCTGGTATCGAGCTAATGGTTTGGCAGGCAGTGCCGGGAGATTATCTTGAAGGTACCTTCGAGATATTTAATTCTGCCTCGAGTTCGGCTTCCGTTACAGGTGATATTACCGCTGAAATGGGAAATACAGTAGTCGGGCCAGTACCGCAAGGGAATTCAGTGGCAAACTCGGTACTAGAACCAAGTGATTTTACCATTACCGCACCTGCTAATACTTCAGGGAAATTTTGTATCACCTTGTATAAACGGGTAATGCCATAA
- a CDS encoding DUF3992 domain-containing protein — MEFCEYCGYRTDLCRCGNGNNKPDFPDFPPDNDKPEHGKDHHHPHPTFPPPPPIRKKEIVHDEVCGNIEQTCGDEAETYWEALSISDLPSGTISVVNKGFCDITVSAAITADGEFEDIFTVSRGQTKSATLGNIAGIAFACAGDEGLPCRGTYCLSLHYEKDC; from the coding sequence ATGGAATTTTGTGAGTATTGCGGCTACCGCACTGATTTATGCAGATGCGGTAATGGAAATAACAAGCCGGATTTCCCAGATTTTCCGCCAGATAATGATAAGCCTGAACATGGAAAAGACCACCACCACCCTCATCCAACATTTCCTCCACCGCCTCCAATCAGAAAAAAGGAAATAGTTCATGATGAGGTATGCGGCAATATAGAACAAACTTGTGGCGATGAAGCCGAAACCTATTGGGAGGCTTTGTCTATCAGTGATCTTCCTTCAGGAACCATCTCAGTTGTTAACAAGGGGTTCTGTGATATTACCGTTTCTGCAGCAATCACCGCTGACGGAGAGTTTGAAGATATTTTTACCGTTTCAAGAGGTCAAACGAAGTCGGCAACTCTTGGGAATATAGCAGGAATTGCATTTGCTTGTGCAGGGGATGAAGGACTTCCATGCAGAGGAACCTACTGTCTTTCGCTTCATTATGAAAAGGACTGTTAA
- a CDS encoding DHA2 family efflux MFS transporter permease subunit yields MEQAINNKTDQPPYGILAVLMIGAFIAFLNNTLLNIALPSIMADLEIEAATVQWLTTGFMLVNGILIPATAFLIEKYTVRRLFIVAMGLFTFGTLVAGIAHVFPVLLTGRMLQASGSAIMMPLLMNVMLISFPVEKRGAAMGVFGLILMFAPAIGPTLSGWIIEHYDWRMLFHFLSPIAGVILVLGAVMLKDKKEKVNIRLDVFSLVLSSVGFGGILYGFSSAGNKGWDSPHVYLTIAVGVISLIWFILKQTKSERPMLNFGVYKYPMFALSSAISMTVNMALFSGMILIPIYVQTLRGISPLDAGLMMLPGALVMAVMSPLTGKLFDKIGGRILAIIGLAITVGTTYVFSRLTLETTYTQLIILNSIRMFGMSMVMMPVSTNGLNQLPRRLYPHGTAMNNTLNQVAGAIGTALLVTVMSTRTETHAAEIAKEAMKGGAMANGGQMTEAAVEEMQQQVLMKAMLGGINDAFFVATFIAAAALVLAFFIKRATPMEDSVEEPRQENMMPKLAKN; encoded by the coding sequence ATGGAACAAGCAATAAACAATAAAACAGACCAGCCGCCTTATGGGATTCTTGCTGTTTTAATGATCGGGGCATTTATTGCATTTTTGAATAATACATTATTAAATATTGCCCTGCCATCTATCATGGCAGATTTAGAAATAGAAGCGGCAACAGTGCAGTGGCTGACTACCGGCTTTATGCTGGTTAATGGTATCTTAATCCCGGCTACTGCCTTTTTAATTGAAAAATATACAGTCCGAAGGCTATTTATTGTGGCAATGGGACTGTTTACTTTCGGTACGCTTGTAGCGGGTATTGCTCATGTATTCCCTGTATTGCTGACAGGCAGAATGCTGCAGGCTTCAGGGTCGGCAATTATGATGCCGCTATTGATGAATGTAATGCTGATCAGCTTCCCGGTTGAAAAACGCGGAGCAGCCATGGGTGTATTTGGATTGATCTTAATGTTTGCTCCTGCAATTGGGCCAACTCTTTCAGGTTGGATTATTGAACATTATGATTGGAGAATGCTATTCCACTTCCTTTCACCGATTGCGGGTGTCATTTTAGTTCTTGGTGCCGTCATGCTGAAAGACAAAAAGGAAAAAGTGAATATCCGTCTGGATGTGTTTTCTCTTGTTCTATCAAGTGTAGGGTTCGGAGGAATACTTTACGGGTTCAGTTCTGCTGGGAACAAGGGCTGGGATAGCCCTCATGTGTATTTAACAATTGCAGTCGGAGTCATAAGTTTGATTTGGTTTATTTTAAAACAAACCAAATCAGAACGCCCGATGCTTAATTTTGGCGTATATAAGTACCCGATGTTTGCATTATCGTCAGCTATCAGCATGACGGTAAATATGGCACTATTCTCAGGAATGATTCTGATTCCGATTTATGTTCAGACATTAAGGGGGATTTCACCTTTGGATGCAGGTTTGATGATGCTTCCAGGTGCCCTTGTTATGGCTGTGATGTCGCCATTAACTGGAAAGCTGTTCGATAAAATTGGCGGCCGGATTTTGGCGATCATTGGGTTAGCCATTACAGTAGGAACTACGTATGTATTCAGCAGATTGACTCTGGAAACAACCTATACTCAGCTGATTATACTCAACTCTATCAGGATGTTCGGGATGTCCATGGTCATGATGCCAGTTTCCACAAATGGCCTTAACCAGCTGCCTAGAAGGCTTTATCCGCATGGAACTGCAATGAACAACACGCTGAACCAGGTGGCAGGTGCCATTGGTACCGCCTTATTGGTAACAGTAATGTCAACTAGGACAGAAACCCATGCTGCAGAAATTGCTAAAGAAGCGATGAAAGGCGGGGCTATGGCTAACGGCGGCCAAATGACTGAAGCTGCTGTGGAGGAAATGCAGCAGCAGGTTCTAATGAAAGCCATGCTGGGGGGAATCAACGATGCTTTCTTCGTAGCAACCTTTATCGCTGCAGCTGCACTTGTTCTGGCCTTCTTCATTAAACGTGCTACTCCAATGGAAGACTCGGTTGAAGAGCCTAGGCAGGAGAATATGATGCCTAAATTGGCTAAGAATTAA
- a CDS encoding TetR/AcrR family transcriptional regulator has product MNNRKMHVIKKAHQLFLDKGFQATSIQDILDYSGISKGTFYNYFSSKNELLISIFKTLHEKMESERNKLLIGQDPSSLEVFTQQIELQMNMNRTNKLVALFEEVLVSNDPELKQFIKEGQLRMVDWIFSRFIEIFGEDKKPYLLDCAVMFLGILHHNVKYYTKFFEFSSSINPVVRYSVERIRKVVEEVSSAGDYLLKPELIENRFRQTDHRNMHILCKSILTLKKSIKQEDQNDCMDLLDFIQEEMIHSKKPRKFLIESALQSLSRCIAFLDAKEFDNLQKLVSSCFKHPEEEPV; this is encoded by the coding sequence ATGAATAACAGGAAAATGCATGTTATAAAAAAAGCACATCAATTATTCCTGGATAAAGGTTTTCAGGCTACATCCATTCAGGATATTTTAGATTACAGCGGTATTTCTAAGGGTACCTTCTATAATTATTTTTCTTCAAAAAACGAGCTTCTTATCTCCATTTTTAAAACATTGCATGAAAAAATGGAATCAGAACGCAATAAACTTCTTATTGGCCAGGACCCAAGCAGCTTAGAAGTATTCACACAGCAGATCGAATTACAAATGAATATGAATCGGACCAATAAGCTGGTTGCCCTTTTTGAAGAAGTACTTGTTTCTAATGACCCTGAGCTCAAGCAGTTTATTAAGGAAGGCCAGCTTAGAATGGTGGATTGGATTTTCAGCAGGTTTATTGAAATCTTTGGTGAAGACAAGAAACCCTATTTACTGGACTGTGCTGTGATGTTCCTTGGCATCCTCCATCATAACGTAAAATACTATACAAAATTCTTTGAATTCTCTTCAAGCATTAATCCTGTGGTCCGTTATAGTGTAGAAAGGATAAGGAAGGTTGTTGAAGAGGTCAGTTCAGCCGGTGATTACTTGCTGAAGCCTGAACTGATTGAAAACAGATTTAGGCAGACAGATCATAGAAATATGCATATTCTCTGCAAATCCATATTGACTTTGAAGAAGTCCATCAAGCAGGAAGATCAGAACGATTGCATGGATCTTCTGGACTTTATCCAGGAAGAAATGATTCATTCAAAAAAACCAAGAAAATTTCTCATTGAAAGTGCACTCCAATCTTTGAGCAGGTGCATAGCATTCTTGGATGCTAAAGAATTCGATAATCTTCAAAAGCTGGTTTCATCCTGCTTTAAACATCCGGAAGAAGAACCTGTATAA
- a CDS encoding spore germination protein, producing MKKELKKKRPVSEIELDELEKSLSRSHDFQKQKYINRKTGICFSFIQFKTMTDQKKITKNLLPQLLHGEFNKMDDLKKILPSASIHICEDLSTAEHMLLNGYVMVTVESEKQKAAFMAAKCLYVREITHPEVEQTVIGPKEAFVESLEYNLNLIRKRLPISELIVEEYTVGSLSKTLVAVLYIEGITNIDYVNIVKERIENIDFDEITDSSFIGQFISDNKNSPFPQLLDTERPDRAAAVLAEGKVVIAIDGSPHVLITPTTFSEFFSSFEDYFLNWIIASFARILRAFSVIFSIQITSIYVATLTYHMELVPTDLLGTLVTSRQHIPLPPFYEALMLELVIELLREAGARLPTKVGQTIGIVGGIVIGTASVQAGLTSNVLLIFIALAALAAFTTPVYKMNNTIRFLRFPFLLFANLWGFVGVLFCSCILLTHMIRLTSLGRPFMEPFYPPRYRDLKDSFLRFPFQPLRPVYLRTQNPHRFQPPKKSKVKKDIDE from the coding sequence ATGAAAAAAGAGCTAAAAAAGAAGAGACCTGTGTCAGAGATTGAACTTGACGAGCTGGAAAAATCACTTTCACGGTCTCATGATTTTCAAAAACAAAAGTATATCAATAGAAAAACAGGCATCTGTTTTTCTTTTATTCAATTTAAAACTATGACTGATCAAAAAAAGATCACCAAGAATCTGCTGCCTCAGCTTCTTCATGGTGAGTTTAACAAAATGGATGATTTAAAAAAGATTTTGCCGTCTGCAAGCATACACATTTGTGAGGACCTTTCAACAGCGGAACATATGCTTTTAAATGGTTATGTGATGGTGACAGTTGAATCTGAAAAGCAGAAAGCGGCTTTTATGGCTGCAAAATGCTTATATGTAAGGGAGATAACACATCCGGAAGTTGAGCAAACGGTTATTGGACCGAAGGAAGCATTTGTCGAGTCTTTAGAATATAATTTAAATTTAATCCGAAAGCGGCTGCCCATTTCTGAATTGATTGTTGAGGAATATACGGTTGGAAGCCTCTCCAAAACACTGGTTGCCGTTCTCTATATCGAGGGAATCACGAATATAGATTATGTAAACATAGTTAAAGAGAGAATCGAAAATATCGATTTTGATGAAATTACAGACAGTTCTTTTATTGGACAGTTCATTTCAGATAATAAAAACTCACCTTTCCCCCAGCTGCTGGATACTGAAAGACCTGACAGAGCAGCTGCGGTTCTTGCTGAAGGAAAAGTTGTGATCGCCATAGATGGTTCACCGCATGTGCTTATTACCCCTACAACGTTTTCTGAATTCTTCAGTTCATTTGAAGATTATTTTTTAAATTGGATTATCGCTTCTTTTGCCAGAATATTGCGGGCCTTTTCTGTTATTTTCTCCATACAGATCACGTCCATTTATGTTGCAACTCTTACTTACCATATGGAGCTTGTTCCCACAGATTTATTAGGAACACTGGTGACTTCAAGACAGCATATTCCTTTGCCTCCTTTCTATGAAGCGCTAATGCTTGAACTGGTAATAGAGCTTTTAAGAGAGGCTGGAGCCAGATTGCCTACGAAAGTTGGCCAGACAATCGGTATCGTAGGGGGGATTGTCATTGGGACAGCGTCTGTGCAGGCAGGGCTGACAAGTAATGTCCTGTTAATTTTTATCGCACTTGCAGCTCTTGCCGCTTTTACTACACCTGTATATAAGATGAATAATACCATTCGATTTCTAAGATTTCCGTTTTTATTATTCGCGAATTTATGGGGTTTTGTAGGTGTGCTGTTCTGTTCCTGTATTTTATTAACTCATATGATCAGGCTTACATCTCTCGGCAGACCTTTTATGGAGCCGTTTTATCCGCCCAGATACCGGGACTTGAAAGATTCATTTCTTAGATTCCCGTTTCAGCCTTTAAGGCCTGTGTATTTAAGAACTCAAAATCCGCATCGTTTTCAGCCGCCGAAGAAATCAAAAGTTAAGAAAGATATTGATGAATAA
- a CDS encoding FMN-binding glutamate synthase family protein: protein MTNILLIATLAMIFLLYIILLFMLVIGWRWIMKRAVKQAGKIIMTDSYQENIIELIPGFKHMGIQNALENNLRAETGDVLHRPFGSSKKWPHFEEITFIPAQTSPFPIDGDEDVDVKVTIGPKAKKPMKIKIPLMISGMAYGIALSEQVKIALATAAKNTGTAINSGEGGILPEELESAGKYILQFSKTEWGKEEKIIKRADMIELKLGQGATLGMGGNISPENLTGRAREVMGLKENETAHIMEHFFEKQTLKDLKELVDELRKMSGGVPVGAKIGAGGKIEDDIDHLIEIGVDFIAVDGGQGASVGAPPLLADDFGIPTLHAITRACNHLEKRKKKGDISLIVSGGLFTPGHFLKVLALGADAVYLGSVMLFTVSHKQTLNALPFEPPTQAVWNQGKFKDVFKTEDGAAAAEKFLTASTEEIKMALRAMGKKSLKELSKKDLVSYDELTAKMIGIPFSFEPWDDNSKKA, encoded by the coding sequence ATGACCAATATATTATTAATTGCAACACTGGCTATGATTTTCTTATTGTACATTATTTTATTATTTATGCTTGTTATCGGCTGGCGCTGGATCATGAAGCGGGCCGTAAAGCAGGCCGGAAAAATTATTATGACAGACAGCTATCAGGAAAATATCATTGAGCTGATCCCCGGATTTAAACATATGGGCATTCAAAATGCGCTTGAAAATAACCTTCGTGCTGAAACGGGGGATGTGCTTCACCGTCCATTTGGCTCATCGAAAAAATGGCCGCATTTTGAAGAGATTACGTTTATTCCAGCACAAACATCACCTTTTCCCATAGACGGGGACGAAGACGTTGATGTGAAAGTGACAATTGGTCCCAAAGCGAAAAAACCGATGAAAATCAAAATTCCCCTGATGATTAGTGGAATGGCCTATGGGATTGCTCTAAGTGAGCAAGTTAAAATTGCATTAGCCACAGCTGCCAAAAATACAGGAACAGCCATTAATTCCGGTGAAGGCGGAATTCTGCCTGAAGAGCTTGAAAGTGCGGGGAAGTATATTCTTCAGTTCTCCAAGACGGAGTGGGGCAAGGAAGAAAAGATTATTAAAAGGGCGGACATGATTGAACTTAAGCTGGGTCAGGGAGCAACACTGGGTATGGGCGGCAACATTTCTCCTGAAAATTTAACAGGTCGTGCCAGGGAAGTCATGGGGTTAAAGGAAAATGAAACTGCTCATATAATGGAACACTTTTTTGAAAAGCAGACATTGAAGGATTTAAAGGAACTGGTGGATGAGCTTCGAAAAATGTCAGGAGGTGTCCCGGTCGGCGCAAAAATAGGGGCGGGCGGAAAGATAGAAGATGATATTGATCATTTAATCGAAATCGGTGTGGATTTTATTGCGGTTGATGGGGGACAGGGGGCATCTGTCGGTGCACCTCCCTTATTGGCAGACGATTTTGGAATACCAACCCTGCATGCTATCACCCGTGCATGCAACCATCTTGAGAAAAGAAAAAAGAAGGGGGACATCAGCTTAATTGTATCTGGCGGCCTTTTTACACCAGGACACTTTTTAAAAGTCCTTGCGCTTGGAGCGGATGCGGTTTATTTGGGATCTGTTATGCTGTTTACTGTTTCCCATAAACAAACATTGAATGCTCTTCCTTTTGAACCGCCAACACAGGCTGTCTGGAACCAGGGAAAATTCAAAGATGTATTTAAAACGGAAGATGGGGCTGCGGCAGCGGAAAAGTTCTTGACCGCGAGCACCGAGGAAATCAAAATGGCACTGCGGGCCATGGGGAAAAAGTCATTAAAAGAATTATCCAAGAAAGATCTTGTGTCCTATGATGAACTTACGGCGAAAATGATCGGTATTCCTTTTTCCTTTGAACCATGGGATGACAATTCAAAGAAGGCATAA
- a CDS encoding nitric oxide synthase oxygenase: MKKDLLEKAAEFMKMFYGEQNKSPAELNNRLREIENSIAEQGFYEHSYEELEFGAKAAWRNSNRCIGRLFWDQLKVLDKRNVKQADEVFSALFEHIQYATNNGRLRPAITIFSPDTSGQRIRIWNHQLIRYAGYETAEGIIGDPHSIPFTKQCIKLGWEPKYGKFDVLPLVIQLNNQLPQLREIPEELILEVGIEHPEYKWFSDLGLKWYAVPMISDMSLEVGGIFYNAAPFNGWYMGTEIGARNLADDFRYNALPQIASLMGLDTRTRSSLWKDRALVELNAAVLHSFKKEGVSIVDHHTAAQQFKKFEENEKVQGRDLTGDWTWLIPPISPAATHIFHKQYDNEVKTPNYFYQDRPYQK, translated from the coding sequence TTGAAAAAAGACTTACTTGAAAAAGCAGCAGAATTTATGAAAATGTTTTATGGTGAACAGAATAAAAGTCCTGCCGAGCTAAACAACCGACTAAGGGAAATCGAAAATTCAATTGCAGAGCAAGGGTTTTATGAACATTCTTATGAAGAATTGGAATTTGGTGCAAAAGCTGCCTGGAGAAATAGCAATCGCTGCATAGGCAGGCTGTTCTGGGATCAGCTGAAGGTTTTGGACAAGCGGAATGTGAAACAAGCAGATGAAGTATTTTCTGCTCTGTTTGAACATATACAATATGCCACTAACAATGGCAGACTGCGTCCGGCCATCACCATCTTCTCTCCGGACACTTCCGGACAGAGAATAAGAATTTGGAATCATCAGCTAATCCGGTATGCTGGGTATGAGACAGCGGAAGGCATTATTGGCGATCCCCACTCTATCCCATTTACAAAGCAATGCATAAAATTGGGATGGGAGCCGAAGTACGGCAAATTTGATGTTCTGCCATTAGTTATACAACTAAATAATCAGCTTCCCCAATTAAGGGAAATACCTGAAGAGCTGATTCTTGAAGTAGGGATTGAGCATCCGGAATATAAATGGTTCAGTGATCTCGGTTTGAAATGGTACGCAGTCCCGATGATATCGGATATGAGTCTGGAAGTTGGGGGCATTTTCTACAACGCAGCCCCTTTCAATGGCTGGTATATGGGTACTGAAATCGGTGCGCGGAACCTGGCTGACGATTTTCGCTATAATGCGCTCCCGCAGATTGCTTCATTAATGGGGCTGGATACCAGGACGCGTTCTTCTCTTTGGAAGGATCGGGCACTGGTGGAATTGAATGCAGCTGTATTGCATTCATTTAAAAAAGAAGGAGTCAGCATAGTAGACCATCATACTGCTGCACAGCAATTCAAAAAGTTTGAAGAAAATGAAAAGGTCCAGGGAAGGGATCTGACCGGTGACTGGACCTGGCTGATCCCGCCCATATCTCCTGCAGCTACACATATTTTTCATAAACAGTATGATAATGAAGTGAAAACCCCTAATTACTTCTATCAAGATAGACCTTATCAAAAATGA